The region GTAGTTTTTACACTCTTCAGGAAATCCATGGCATTAGTGCctccagttcctttatttttttgttccgATGATTCTTCAGATGCTTGATTCTTCTTGGGCTGCTGGCTTGCAGGAATCACAATGTACTTAGCTACTATCTTCAAGTGATATTTTCTCAGGGAGACCATAGCTTTCACACACTCATTAtaatctgccttcagttcaataTCATCTCTTGAACGAACAAACTCACGGACTGAGGGGCCTGACTTTAACAAGAGAAGAAAGTCCCGGTGAGCTGGTGGCATATAGTTTCTCATTTCCTGGAGGAATTCAGCAGCAAATTCTATAGGAACAAGAGAGAGATTAGTTAGTAGGGAAGCCTAAGCATTCCCCAATCTAGGTGAGAAAGGCAGAGTGATGACAGTGAGTAGGAGATCACACATCACCATGGAAGCATGAGGAAATGAGTTTACCACCATCCTGTTAGGATTGTTAGGCTATTAGTCTTGCTATTAGTAATGGCGATTACTGTAATATTTACCTAATTCTGGAAACCACCTGAACTGAACTCATTCTTCATAATAAACTTTTTTGTGTCCTTTCTCATTTCCCTACTGTATTTGATCCTTCTAAAAAGCAGATGATATAGACAGGGTGCATGTAATCTATACTTGAAAGATCATGACACTGAGTCCAAGAGAGTTTAAAggataacttttaaataaatgaattaactaagaagaaaaaaagcatatttacaCCCATGCCAATGCTTTTCCCTTTGACTATTAAGTAGAAGTTTAGGAGAACAGAGAAAAGTACAAAGTTCTTACTGGAGCTTCTTCTGCCCATTCTAAACCCCTAGAAGAAATATAATCAGTGTGGTTCATCTTTCAACTTTGGTGCATCTTTAAAATTTGAACtgctgaggctcctgggtggctcagtggttgagcgtctgccttttggaTCTGGTggtgatcccaggttctgggatcgagtcccatatcatgcttcctgcaaggagcctgcttttccctctgtctgtgtctctgcctctctcatgaataaataaataaaaaaccttaataaaataaaattaaattaaataattcaattaaatgaaaaaatttgaacTGCTATTGGAGTAAGACAGCTGAGCAAGAGCAGTGCCAAGCCTTACCTTGTCACTGAGGTTTCCACCTCCCCAACTTTAGCTCAGAGTCCCATCCCATTTGCAGgtggctttctttttctgaatctgATTATACATCTTTAGAACATGTGCTATGGGCTTCACCACAGTCCATCAGGCCTTATATACATGCCCAAATGTCAAGATTGAGATAGTGATGAACTTGAGTTTTGGTTCTGGCTCCATTGCTTTCAAGCTGGTTAATAAGGAGCCCATCACTTATCCTCTAAAGAAACTTGGAAATTTCTGCTTGattgtctgtgaaatgggataatAACAATAAAGTCTTGTTTCCTGATTCTTCTAAAAGTAACAGATAAGTTCAGATGAAATGCTGATGGGAAGTtacttttcagatattaaaacacTTTTGTATTAACATATGAGGTGATTGACATTTGTCATTATCCACTCACCTTCACCAGAACACTGCTGGATGCCCAGCAGAATGTCAAAGCACTGAAAGATGCTGCTTTGGGCTGCACTGCCTCCTGCAAACTTTTTTGGGTTTTCCCAGAAACCTTCATACTTCAAACCCTCTGGCAGTTGGGAGTTGCCTTTCCAACTAGgccaggaagggaaaaaaacaaaaccaaaccaaacaaaacatcATTATTTGGAGAATTGCCAAATTTTCAGGTATAGAATCTTATAATAGAGGATGAATGGAAAGTGACATGAAATCGGCTTCATTATTCTTCTTCCACACTCCCTTTCCATTCATGTTCATGTTTGAGAATGACAAATAACATGGTTCTGAGCaaattttggaataaatattCCTTTACCTTTGCACTAGCAAAGATTTTTTCCCCTGACATCCCTGCTTTTTTTTACCTAAATGACTACCCTTCCTGTCCATACTCCAGTGCATGCCTGGCCGAATAATAACAGGGAACAGTCTAATCTTTCTCTACAATATGTACTTTATCATATgaaattatttcctaaattcaATGGATAGTGGGGACCATCAGTGAGaatttgatgttttctttatattaattgttcaaaagaaaacaaatttaagcaTGAGATTACATACCCAGACAAGTATATGCGAAGAACATTGAAAAACGTGCTTGGGTCCACATGTTCTGTAAAAAGATGAAGTGTGTTTAATTAAGCAGTTATCAGAACTTTCAGAGGAGATCAAGATATTGTAAACAACTGATAGTGGGTTTTAGCTTAGGCTGCAGGAAGGGCATTAGGTCAGTCCATGAAGGAAAATGTCCCTGAGGACAAGCTCTCACTCACCTGACCTCTTCCATGGGGAACTGAACAGGGCCTACTTCTGTGTCCACTGAACAGGGCCTATTGACCCCTAGGGCTGACGCACAGCTTGTGTCAAGGAATCAGGAGACCAATTAAactgtcaacattttttttaaagctattcatTTGCTTACTGATAAAAACAGATATTACttacataaagaaagaaacaaacctaaacaaaatgaaacaagagCCCCAGGAGCCCTGTGGACACCATCCCTGGGTCTCCTTCCCAAAGGTTACTAACTTTTCTGATTTAAAGGTTGATCTTTTTGCCAAGGAGCCATCAGCAGTAACTCAAAGCTCAGTGATACATAGTCATGTACTTGTTAAGGCTGTTAAGcagggcacattttttttttttttttgtaagtccTTGTTTACGTACTTAGTTATTGCCATATTTTAACTATTAACTTCGTAATAACTTTTGAGCTCAGTGGCTTTTCTGTGCAGTTTCTTACTTAACTTATGAAAAAACAGAATTTGTAGGAAGGTCCTATAAAGCAGAAGCTAAATATTTCGGTATTTAAAACAGCCTGAACGTTCTGCAAGTTTCTCCATGGTTTCAGTGGGAGGCAATgacattattttgagttaaatagACCCAGCTTGAAAATTTACTAATTTAAGTAACCTCGGGTCACTTATCTTATCTCTCCATTAGATTACCTTATccataaaatacacacaataaAACCTACAAGAGAGCATAATTATTTAGTGAGTTAAAGTGAAAACACACTACCTAAGTAAAAGTTTTTCCTTCCGTTTTCTCAACAATTCTAGTCTCAGAAAGTCAGAAGCATGTTGATTGCCAGCCTTGAATGTTTAGGGGCATATAATACTTACTATGAACTTCTTCAAACTCTTTATGGGCTCGGTGCAGACAAGAAGCTATATAATGCAGTGCCTTCTTCAAAGTGACCTCGTCCTGATTTTTAACTGCCTTTAATAAATTGggaattaccttaaaaaaaagatgaatatttaaGGTTTCTTAGCACTAAATATTGGTATAGAATAAAATTCTCCTAATTCTTAATCTCTAAGTTAAATGTAGGATTTCCACTTCATTTTTAGGCTGATTATCCTTTTATTGTTTGACTAATTTCCTTATAAACTtggatttatgtttatttatttaccatttaaagtctataaagttttatatagttttatctCTTTTCTAATACTCAAAACCATTAGATTTATGTCACTCTGTTATCTAGTTCCAATGCcaaattgtattaaaaatgcaTCTCTCCTATTGAGGTTTCAAACTTAATTCTAAATATATgggtcttgggacacctgggtagcttagttggttaagcatccaaatatgaattttggttcaggtcatgatctcagggtcctgagagtgctgggcatggaccctgcttaagattctttctttccctcttccccttcccacttgtattctatctcttaaaaaaaaaattaattaatgtgtcttatattttatattttaggtgatacataaaataaattaaatatttctaccAGATGATCCCTTACATCCAATTAGGTAATTGAATGCTGTATTTAGTcaagataaaattatttcatgcaTAATATAGTTCAGTTATTAAATGATTGCTCTGCTTATgcaaatggagataaaaatttgCTTGTAGATATGGACGTACTTTGATTGCAGAAGCAGCTGCTAATTCCACCAATAGTGAAACCAGGAAAAATCCTTTACTGCAGTCTCCACCAGGAAACCAGAAGAGAATGTCCATGTTCCTAAGAAAATAAGTCAAGGGAGTCAAGAATTTAGCAAAAATTCTGGCATATTCAAGTGTTgtagttttacatatttttattccattttagcTTCAAAATAATCTTGTGGGATAAGTATTTTAGGTTTTACTATCTCCATTACATTATCGGGAATATCAGTGTTAGGTCTGTTGCCTAAGATCTGATAGCAGATTAAGTTGGACTTGAAATCCCATTTTAGAGTTTGGAACTAGAAATTCCAAGAccatttctgtttctattttctcattaatttttcacatgcatatatattaccatatttatatatttaatatataatacttataaagACATTTGTGAGGTATAATTTTAAGTAgtctttttgctttaaatatattcatatccatatttttatttatgaaccTAATTCAGTTTTTCAGTGGTTTATCTGCTTTACAAAGGAATGGGGAAATGCAAATAGCTGATTAgacctgatttattttctttctttctttctttctttctttctttctttctctctctctctctctctttctttctttctttctttctttctttctttctttctttctttctttctttctttcttcttcctttcgatttatttcttaatttgagagagagagagagaatgagagagcacgagcaggggtaggggcagagggggagagagaatcttagactCTGTGTGGAGCATGGAACCCTATGCAGGGCTttatctcacaacccatgaggtAATGACCTGAACTGAACTGAGTGAGACACATAagcgtctgagccacccaggtgccctccattttctttttaattgaaattttgcACTAGTGCCAACAAAGGCTCACTATCTATAAATCTATGAAGTTCATGGTGGTTAAATTCATGGTCTCTGAAAAAGCCAGATCATTTCTGCAatttacttgctgtgtgacaCTGACCAAGATATTTCATGTTTCTGACTCactgttctcatctgtaaaacaggactGATGATATTATCCTCCCATTTAAAAACCTCCCATAACTTCCCATTGATTTTAAGATACTATTTAAACCCCTCATCATAGCTGAAAGTCCTACATAATCTTTTTGCTAAGTTTATTTCTTCATCCCTTTTCCATACCACTACTCCTAGCAGTTACTACTTATCAGCGGCCTTAGTCTTCCTTCAGTTCTGATAATGCATGAAGATATTCATCACTTCAAGGCTCTCATTCTTACTGTTTCCTCCACTATGAACAGTAATCTTTTCCTTCTAGCTAATTCCTTCTGACTGACTCTTTGGAACTCAGCTTAAATAACTTGCTGCAGGCATTCCTtcttcatcacttttattcagcTAGAGTTCCCAGCACTTTATCCTCTCACCTTTCTCTTAATCATAAAGcaatataattacataattttccTGTATCTGCTTTCTTCACTAGGACAGGCTTATTCCTATATTTACCATGGTTTCCCTAGCTCTTAGCCTCTGCTCAGTTCATGACTTAAAAATAGTAAGGATTGGGTAATAAAGAACAGGTATATATAGATATCTGGCCACTGAAGTCATCAAgtcaaagacatacagatgtatgtgtgtttgtatttatgaatattaattacatttttatatatgcaaGTGCTAGTTTTGTATATATCTATAGCTATAATATCAAACTGAAACAGTCCTGTCAGTCATAAATCTAAATAAGGATtgggattatttgctttttaaacaatTACTTGAGTTATTTTTGCTTGAATTCAattggtcttttaaaaagtacatttagaGGATATTGATAAACCTATACTCAGTTTGAATAccaattcttataataaaataaaaatcaaatacttaCTCATAAGTCATAGGCCTTGTGAAAGCAGCCATGAAGCAATGGATCagttggaagagaaaaagaaaatcaatttaaaaatcaaatggttTTGAGTTATTCATATCCCATTTAATACTACTGCTCAATTAAAGGTAAGATAtagataaaaaagagaatatatgtgtgtttttaaaaagtatttatcaaCCAGGCATTGCAAACACTTAGGACTttgtaagtaaaaaaattaaatattcaaggaACACCATGTTAGTCAAAATTAGTTTTTActaatagactttttttaaaatttaaattcaactgaCCAAAATATGGTACATCATTAGTTTACATCTACAATTAGATGTAgatttcaataattcatcagttgcatataacatctagTGCTCCTCACATCATGCaacctccttaatgcccatcacccagttgccccattcCCCTATCCACCTCTCCTCCAGCGAACCTCAgtctgtttcctatagttaaaagtctttcagcgtttgtctccttttctgagtacttctcattcttttctaaatCAAATCCTTTCATTTTATGGTTCTGTGTCTATAGTACTCGGCAAATCACACCCAGACCCCTGGGGCACCATAAGTCTCTGGTCCCTTTGTTGTAACAGAACATATTGctaaaaggagaggagaggcctAGCTCCTCAGCAGGCAGCACAGAAGGCCCAGGCATTGCCATCTCTACTGCTGAAAATGTATTGACTCTTAAACTTAACCACATAGTTAAAAGTCAAATTTGTAGAATCTCCAAAACATGTTAATTAAGAAAAGCTAGAGTACATATTCTATAAGCTAATTAATATGAAATCTAATagcagaaaaatttaatttttaatatgacaAATCAGAATATGTGTACCTAGAGGTAGAGAAGAAAATTGAATGGAAAGAGCCACAGAGGTGATATTCTGTATCTTGCTTAGGGCTATTCATGTATATAGAACAGTCAAAATCACCAGACTGAACAGTTAAGATGGTGCATttcattgtatgttaattatataccTTTCTCTCATATATTTGTAGTTACAGAGGTGCCAGCAAAAGAAATCCTACCCCTAAAGCAGAGAAGAAAGCTGTGCTGCTGAAAATTCAACCAATGACTAATGCCCTATTGATGTAAATAGCATGCATTTCTATTGTTCCTGTTATAATTAGAGTTCACATACCCATTGGGAtcctttttcttccagtttgctAAGACACAGTCTGCATAAACCAGAATAGGAGGCAGACCCAGCTTCTCAGAGAGTTCACAGTAAGGAATAGCAATATTCTGTGGCAAGACctaatgaaaacacaaaatttgGTATTAACCTTTGAAGTGCCTtacctttttttctgtctcctgctACCTCCCAGCTACCTCTTCTGCTACCTTTCCAACTTCCCGATTAGTGCCAAAACATTAACTATTCTACATAATGGCACTCTGAAACCAAACAATcataattttctcttcctcatttcaTAACTTTGTCCTGgtaattattaaatgtttatgttttagATGTAGGTTGATGTGGATATAATCTaatcagagagaggaaaaagaggtaGAGGGTACAAGAAACAAAGGATGTATCCTTGACTTTCTAATGACCTGGGATTACTTGCAGTCATTTATTTGTGCATCCATCCCATGAATATTTTTAGGCAACTCCTCTATGAAGAGCTCTTTTTCTGTAGGCAATACAAGTTGAAAATCAATTGTCTCCAAGAAGTGCAAAGTCATTTGTAGTTATAACTTTGGGATATGGTACATACTAGAACCATAAAGGGTTTGCTGCCCTTGGAGCATAGTGCTGACAGAAACTCTCCCCTGGATGGTTTTTTAGAAAGTCTCACCATAGAAGATGTTGGAGCTCATCCTTGAAGACTTACTTATATCAGCAGGAAGAATCTCCTTTAGCCTTCCTTTCTATTTCCATGCAGAGTAGGTCAATTGGAGTGACACTCTTGGCTCTTTCACTCACCTTTCCTCAGAGGAGGTATAGAGGTATAGAGGCTAATCCAATTGTTGTGTGTGGAGGGGGACCTTAGCTCAGCAAACTTTGTCTTTCCCTGAGCCTATTACTCAGGATTCTAGTCTGTGTCTGGCCACACTCTAAAAGGCTCCTACCCCCATGGACAGTCCTGATGGATAAGTGCTTTCCTAGCAGGCCCATTGTTGCCACACATGTAAGCCATGTTTTCCAACTGCGCTATTAGTTATAATGCTGATGTTTTATTCTTTACCTGCCTGACTTCCTCATCTAAGTATCATTTGGTTTATAACTAGAGGGTTCCATGTAATAATTAAGGTCACTCTTGTCATCAGCAGCCAGTTGTTGGAATATGTGTATCTAACCAGGCAAAGGAAAGGGATGTGTGACTTATCTGGGGTAGTGGGAAGTGGAACTGTGGCGGTAGAGGTGATATGACAATGTGGTACACTCCACAGTTCTGCAAAAATCATGAGAGCTATAACCTAAATGGCTCTGTATTAATTTAATACACCTGAAGATGATGGTTTAACAGAGAACAAAAtgttagaaagagaaaaattgggatccctgggtggctcagcggtttagcgcctgcctttggcccagggcgcgatcctggagtcccgggatcaagtcccacgtcgggctcctggcatggagcctgcttctccctctgcctgtgtctctgcctctctctctctctctctgtgtctatcataaataaataaataaataaataaataaataaataaatatttttttaaaaaaagaaagagaaacattgGCTATCAAAGTAACACCTGGATGTGTGCTTCCCTTGTAGAACTTTTGTCTCTGGGAATTGAGTATTTTGGTTTGCAAGTGATTTTACATGTTTCAAAtggaaatttttgtctttttctgatttaaagaAAAGATCTAAGGGAATCAAAAGGGAAGATGCTTAATGAAAAAGTTAATATGAAATGacttgggaaaaagaaaggaaatgttgaaACACATCTTAATCTATTAAAGACATTTATGCAGTTACTAAGAAACTCAGATGCTAGTTCCTAGCTCATTCTCAAGCAAAATGTGCCTTATATtgatatatcttattttttatcaattttttctttcccacAATATCCTCATTTAAAtagttgtatatatatgtacatatatatattataatttcctCATCAAACTATATTTGTTGGTGGCTTCTAAAATCCTTTTTAGAATAATGTGGTTTACAAAAactag is a window of Vulpes vulpes isolate BD-2025 chromosome 7, VulVul3, whole genome shotgun sequence DNA encoding:
- the IDO1 gene encoding indoleamine 2,3-dioxygenase 1, translating into MEDDGILLMESPQKIFEKYHIDEEMGFALPNPLETLPPPYDEWISIAKNLPELIKKNELRKKVDELKILSIDGLSGHKLQRLAHLALGYITMAYVWNQGDEDVRKVLPQNIAIPYCELSEKLGLPPILVYADCVLANWKKKDPNGPMTYENMDILFWFPGGDCSKGFFLVSLLVELAAASAIKVIPNLLKAVKNQDEVTLKKALHYIASCLHRAHKEFEEVHKHVDPSTFFNVLRIYLSGWKGNSQLPEGLKYEGFWENPKKFAGGSAAQSSIFQCFDILLGIQQCSGEEFAAEFLQEMRNYMPPAHRDFLLLLKSGPSVREFVRSRDDIELKADYNECVKAMVSLRKYHLKIVAKYIVIPASQQPKKNQASEESSEQKNKGTGGTNAMDFLKSVKTTTEKFLLIDH